The region CGGATTGTGGCCCTGGTGCAGGAGGCCGCGGCGTCGCGGGCACCCTTGGTGCGGCTGGCGGACCGGTACGCCCTTCCGTTCACCGGGCTTTCCCTGCTGATTGCCGGCGCTGCCTGGCTGGCCAGCGGCGATCCCGGCCGCTTTGCGGAGGTACTGGTCCTGGCCACCCCCTGCCCGTTGCTGATCGCTGCCCCGGTGGCCTTTATGGGCGGCATGAGCCGGGCTGCCCGGCACGGCATCATCGTCAAGGGCGGCGCCACCTTGGAACAGCTTGCCCGGATCCGCACGGCCGCCTTCGACAAGACCGGCACGCTGACCGTCGGCCGGCCGGAACTGGTGGCAGTGCATCCGCAGCCGCCGTTCACGGAGGATGAGCTGCTGGCCCTGGCTGCGTCCGCGGAGCAGTATTCCTCCCATGTGCTGGCCGCCGCTGTCCAGTCCGCGGCCACCGCGCGGGGGCTGGCTTTGCTGCCGGCCCACTACGCCTCGGAGGCGGCGACCAACGGGGTGGAAGCGCTGATCGGCGGCCGCAGGATCCGGGTGGGCAAGCAGCGGTTCATTGCCGGCACGGGCGCGGACCCGGCGGAACAGCCGCTGCGGCCCGGCGAACTCGCCGTCTATGTCGGGGTGGAGGGCAGCTTCGCCGGCACCTTGGTGCTTAGCGATACCGTGCGCCCCAATGCCGCGGCCACGCTCACGGACCTGCGGCGGCTGGGAGTCCGGTCCACGGTGATGCTCACCGGTGACGCCGCCGGAACCGCGCACAGCGTCGCCCACGAGCTGGGCATTACGCAGGTCTCCTCCGGTTTGCTGCCGGCGGACAAGGTCCGGGCGGTTGCCGCCCTGCCCGACCGGCCGGTCCTGATGGTGGGCGACGGCGTCAATGACGCACCGGTGCTGGCCGCGGCCGACGTCGGCATTGCCATGGGTGCCAGGGGTTCCACCGCTGCGGGCGAGTCCGCCGACGCGGTGATTGCCGCCGACGACCTCTCCCGCGTGGCCGTCGCCGTCGACATCGGCCAGCACACGCTCCGGGTGGCGCTGCAGAGCATCCGGCTCGGCATCGCGCTGAGCGTGGCCCTGATGCTGGTGGCAGCCTTCGGGTACATTCCGGCGGTCGCCGGTG is a window of Arthrobacter sp. zg-Y1171 DNA encoding:
- a CDS encoding heavy metal translocating P-type ATPase, whose translation is MRSSRIPRIPDAVRRYPLVFATLLVGLAVLALLAVDAGTAAAWTASLYAGAVALQTAAGMVRNIRAGNWGLDILAVIAILSTIAVGEYLAALIIVLMLSGGEALEDYAAGRARSELDALLERAPQQAHRLEADAVVDLAATEVRPGDILLVRPAELVPVDGILLDPAAEFDESSLTGESLPALRSAGETVLSGSVNGTAAVRIRATATTADSQYQRIVALVQEAAASRAPLVRLADRYALPFTGLSLLIAGAAWLASGDPGRFAEVLVLATPCPLLIAAPVAFMGGMSRAARHGIIVKGGATLEQLARIRTAAFDKTGTLTVGRPELVAVHPQPPFTEDELLALAASAEQYSSHVLAAAVQSAATARGLALLPAHYASEAATNGVEALIGGRRIRVGKQRFIAGTGADPAEQPLRPGELAVYVGVEGSFAGTLVLSDTVRPNAAATLTDLRRLGVRSTVMLTGDAAGTAHSVAHELGITQVSSGLLPADKVRAVAALPDRPVLMVGDGVNDAPVLAAADVGIAMGARGSTAAGESADAVIAADDLSRVAVAVDIGQHTLRVALQSIRLGIALSVALMLVAAFGYIPAVAGALTQELVDLAAILNALRALHGAGRRPARGSERHGDRRAGIMGSGRRPVPGR